The Pieris brassicae chromosome 3, ilPieBrab1.1, whole genome shotgun sequence genome contains the following window.
ATAAGTCGTCAAGtgttgattaattattaatcaaatgtatttcattattaatctCCAAAGCAATCATTAATTCAGAAGAacagacattttaaaattataatttcatagtatgaccaattttattatttattttctaacttACAAACATACAGGAAGTAAAAGATAATATTCATTATGTATATTCTTAACacataaatttgttaaatgaaacaaaaaggtactgatctatatttatttacaaacttcCATTTCACTATTTACTTAAGCAACTCCTACAAGACGATTTTCTCTGATGCGTAAGCGTCGTTCACGTTCAAACTCTTTCATACGTAGAAcataactaaaacaaaaacactaGGTAAACAAAACTAACAGGTACATAACATAAGTTCTAATGACATCAATCAGCTTCAGTGCCTAAGTTAATTAGACACTGGTTAATAAAATggattataaacaatatataactCAAAATTAAAAGCTTACTCTTGGTGTTCACAGTTCAGATAGTTATGTTTCTCGTGGGCACATTTGTACAACATTGGCCATTTGTTATAGCGACACACTTGGTATTCCAATAAATGATCTGAACAATAGTCGCGATATTTCGGCGGAATTTTTGCAGATACTAGGTGATCTTCTGGGACAACCATTTCtgcaaaatataaacaaactttTGGTGGCATTTGGTAATCAGTGAGGGTGATATTACATAACCCATAACAAATACACTTTAAATTGAATAGAGATTATTCGGTTGgagtattgaaaaaaaacttgacATACATAACAAGATAAATCTACCTCGTTGTTTTCTTTCGACTGTAAACCCATCTTGATGATTAAAAGTTGGTTTATCATCCATATAAAGATCTACATTTCGGGCATTGTACGACCCCAACATTTGGCCCATTGTGGTgagatattgtttttaaatgagtAACTTTTGCAATTTGAAACCCTGAAATAAAAAGTACAATAATATGTGATActaaaattttgataatatattacgaaaaattatgaattgaaATTTTAGGATTGACAGTTGGTCATTAATGAAAATTGACTTTCATGCACAGAACAATAATGGATCGAGCTATAGAGGCTAAATGTTATGTACAGACTAGGAACTTAAACTTCGAAGTGTAAATGAAAACGTTGCATAAACGTATCTGGACGGAATTATttctagttattttaatataatataaaaaaaaactttatatcaaatatatcCAAAGGTTTTCATTATAAGCATTTAATTTTGAACAAAATTGCTtcgtgttatttatatattatctatggccacaggtggccatttcgaataagATATcgatacaggcctttaatctgtttggtcTATCTATGGATTTAAGGGCCAAGGGTAATTTCGCCCCTGCCTgctagcaatttttttaaagatactcATTGTCGCCGTGTCttttagagcaggccatgtcctctaaaaatgaccataatttgaagtcttaAGGGTCAGGGTCTGGGCTACATGAGGACCAGTCTTCGGCTCTTATAAAGGCCGGAATGTTGGTTTCAAGTCAGGCTTGGGTGGTTGTGCCTTGTGACCATGTGAAAAATCCTGATGGTAAAACTacggtataattttaaaaagtgtattgctgagaggaTTCACcacatgatccaagactgtatcttgatacactttggctgaagttttcactcctttgTCACAAAAATGTACTTTTGTGACAAAGGCTCCGTGATAAGACACGCctcaccaaaccatcactgatgTAGGATGATGACCACATTGTACCTTTCCCACCACCTGAGTAGCtcctttagaactgtgagtatacactttatcatttgcttgttgtagtgttcttcaatcgtgaaaacGTTTATAGCTTGtatgtttttcataattttcacgtaaaagttttttatggCCCGAAAATAATGGATAATCCTTGAAGTCATATTTACTCTTTTTGCATCTCAATAGCAATAACTTCGTAGTGgaattagataaaattatgtattacattttgtaaacTGTATGAACttcgcatttttttaaatagctgGCCATTTACGTTTTCAAATTTTCAAACTATGCCAACTTTATTTTGGTATCACATTTCATGTCAAAAACTCAAGttcttattttgattttaaaaaaagtatcttAATGTATTCTAGTAATATAGTCTATCACGAATGAGATGACACCAAAAACGCCTCAAATTTCATTACTTTGTGGCCGTTGTGCACATGAATGTgaagtaaagtaaaaataacgtatgtattataatttataaaaaaacatcataTTTTGGGTATCACTtggaattgtttttttatatttttttctgagcGCTGGAGAGCTGTCCCGTGCGGGGTTCAAATATTATCATTCTTTCTGGGAAACCCTGTATACAGGATGGCTAAAAGTCGTGGATCAAACGCAAACAATGATATCACTTATCATATGCTTTTTATTTGATGTCATAATAgattaaaatcacaattatCTCACCGCCAAATTTAATAGGTAACGGACAGTATGGTTAATTAGATACGGTTTACACATTATAACAAtcgattaatattttattactatgccTATTTTACTCATTACAAATATTCTTTGATTTTAGTATTCAAAAATTGATCATCGCCTGCATCTAAATAAACAGTATAAATCATAGAAAGTAATACTTTTTTAGACAATATTTCCTTAATTGTGGGCCTTTTGTCTGGCAACACTGACAACATGGCGTCAATTAAATCTTGAACCCCTCTCTCGTAGACAGACAAGTCAATAGGAGCGACACTTCCGCTAGTTATTACTTTTACGAGGCCCATCAAtgactgaaataaaaaatagaatattgtaTTATGATTGAATGTAATCGGTCATATATGGATGTGAGCACGTTTAAATGAATGACATTAGCGATCGCTTTGTTACGTAACTATTTTCATTCAGattcgttaaattaaaattgtcttaGATTTAACCTATGTGTTGAATAAATGCTTCATAATGGAAACGGCTGAAATGTGGCGTTTGATCCCTTACCTCAGCATCAAATGCTCTTTTATGTGTACACATTTCATAGAGCAGGCACCCAAGAGCCCAAATGTCACTTTTCGTGTCGTATGGTTTGCCCTCACACAGCTCTGGTGCCAAGTAATAAGGTGTTCCAATAACTGTAGAGGTTTTCTTAGCACTgaaaattttgttgtttttcatttgtcataagatattttttaagtttaattttggGAGAGAAAGTATATAGTAGTAAAAATCTAGTCTAGATTAGCGTTTAAGTCTGCGATGCTCAGTCATGATCTCAGAAGAGGTTTTCTTCCTAAGTGCACACCACACCTGCTCTTACGGTGAAGGAGCATATCATGAGGCTTGTCTTATTCCTAAATATTAACAACGTGCATCATTTTCAAAATACCTATAATACCtatttgcctttaaaaaaCAAGACATACACAATATTCCACCCGGGACTTTGACGTCCGCTGTTCCATTACAGAGCGtttttaacacaattttttcCGGACACCCCACTATGTGGATCCAGCTGccctctgaagtatttccaaaccaattcaacgtagggtccttcaagaaagagcgtaccaattcttaaaaggccggcaaagaATTCGTAAGCCGTCTTGTATTGAGAGTAC
Protein-coding sequences here:
- the LOC123707145 gene encoding NADH dehydrogenase [ubiquinone] 1 beta subcomplex subunit 7-like; translation: MGQMLGSYNARNVDLYMDDKPTFNHQDGFTVERKQREMVVPEDHLVSAKIPPKYRDYCSDHLLEYQVCRYNKWPMLYKCAHEKHNYLNCEHQDYVLRMKEFERERRLRIRENRLVGVA